A genomic region of Streptomyces rimosus contains the following coding sequences:
- a CDS encoding chaplin, producing MNTAKKAALILATAGLAAGAAAGSAAATGHAHANGAATKSPGVLSGNLVQVPVDVPVNVSGNSINVVGVLNPTHHNAAANH from the coding sequence ATGAACACCGCCAAGAAGGCCGCTCTCATCCTCGCCACCGCCGGACTGGCCGCCGGCGCCGCCGCCGGTTCGGCCGCCGCGACCGGTCACGCGCACGCCAACGGCGCGGCCACCAAGTCCCCCGGCGTCCTGTCGGGCAACCTCGTCCAGGTCCCCGTGGACGTGCCCGTGAACGTCTCCGGCAACAGCATCAACGTCGTGGGCGTGCTGAACCCGACCCACCACAACGCCGCCGCCAACCACTGA
- a CDS encoding GAF domain-containing sensor histidine kinase produces the protein MTNGPRDADGPGAGIPAVSSAILAMSRHLEVRDVLKTIVASARELLDAEYAALGVPDDHGGFAQFVVDGVSEEQWKAIGPLPRQHGVLAAMLHNATPERLADVRTDPRFGGWPAAHPDMSDFIGMPVADGDEILGALFLANKRCPKPAGGCGFTAEDERLLGILAQHAAIALTNARLYERSRELTIAGERARLAHELHDAVAQKLFSLRLTAQAATALVDRDPARAKGELQQVAALAAEAADELRAAVVELRPAALDEDGLVATLRSQAQVLDRAHHARVTFEARGVRALPASQEEALLRVAQEALHNALRHARAGRVEVTLVRHGQGALLRVADDGRGFDTRAVRRAGRHLGLVSMRDRASGVGGRLTVESEPGKGTAVEMEVPGG, from the coding sequence ATGACCAACGGACCGCGGGACGCAGACGGGCCGGGCGCCGGGATTCCCGCCGTGAGCAGCGCGATCCTCGCCATGAGCCGGCACCTGGAGGTGCGCGACGTCCTCAAGACGATCGTCGCCTCCGCCCGCGAACTCCTCGACGCCGAATACGCCGCGCTCGGCGTCCCCGACGACCACGGCGGCTTCGCGCAGTTCGTCGTCGACGGCGTCAGCGAGGAGCAGTGGAAGGCCATCGGCCCGCTGCCCCGCCAGCACGGCGTTCTCGCGGCCATGCTGCACAACGCCACCCCGGAGCGGCTCGCCGACGTCCGCACCGACCCGCGCTTCGGCGGCTGGCCCGCGGCCCACCCCGACATGTCCGACTTCATCGGCATGCCGGTCGCCGACGGCGACGAGATCCTCGGCGCGCTCTTCCTCGCCAACAAGCGCTGCCCCAAGCCCGCGGGCGGCTGCGGCTTCACCGCCGAGGACGAGCGGCTGCTCGGCATACTCGCCCAGCACGCCGCCATCGCCCTGACCAACGCCCGGCTGTACGAACGCAGCCGCGAACTGACCATCGCGGGGGAGCGCGCCCGCCTCGCCCACGAACTGCACGACGCCGTCGCCCAGAAACTCTTCTCGCTGCGGCTGACCGCGCAGGCCGCCACCGCCCTCGTCGACCGCGATCCGGCGCGCGCCAAGGGCGAGTTGCAGCAGGTCGCCGCCCTCGCCGCGGAGGCCGCCGACGAACTGCGCGCCGCCGTCGTCGAGTTGCGGCCCGCCGCCCTGGACGAGGACGGCCTCGTCGCCACCCTGCGCTCCCAGGCCCAAGTCCTGGACCGCGCCCACCACGCCCGCGTCACCTTCGAGGCCCGCGGCGTACGGGCCCTGCCGGCCTCCCAGGAAGAGGCGCTGCTGCGCGTCGCCCAGGAAGCCCTGCACAACGCCCTGCGGCACGCCCGCGCCGGCCGGGTCGAGGTGACCCTCGTACGGCACGGCCAGGGCGCCCTGCTGCGCGTCGCCGACGACGGCCGCGGCTTCGACACCCGCGCGGTGCGCCGCGCCGGACGGCACCTGGGCCTGGTGTCGATGCGCGACCGGGCGAGCGGCGTCGGCGGCCGGCTCACCGTGGAATCGGAGCCCGGCAAGGGCACCGCTGTGGAGATGGAGGTACCCGGTGGGTGA
- a CDS encoding response regulator translates to MADDGRTIRVLLVDDHQVVRRGLRTFLEVQDDIEVVGEASDGDEGIAAAEQLRPDVVLMDVKMPGTDGIEALRKLRELDNPARVLVVTSFTEQRTVVPALRAGAAGYVYKDVDPEALAGAIRSVHAGHVLLQPEVAGALLAQEEGNNGQGRGTSLTDREREVLALIADGRSNREIARTLVLSEKTVKTHVSNILMKLDLADRTQAALWAVRHGIGA, encoded by the coding sequence ATGGCGGACGACGGGCGGACGATCCGGGTGCTGCTGGTCGACGACCACCAGGTCGTACGGCGTGGCCTGCGCACGTTCCTGGAGGTCCAGGACGACATCGAGGTGGTGGGGGAGGCGTCCGACGGCGACGAGGGCATCGCCGCCGCCGAGCAACTGCGCCCGGACGTCGTCCTGATGGACGTCAAGATGCCGGGCACCGACGGCATCGAGGCGCTGCGCAAGCTGCGCGAACTGGACAACCCGGCGCGTGTGCTGGTCGTCACCAGCTTCACCGAGCAGCGCACCGTCGTCCCGGCGCTCCGCGCGGGCGCCGCGGGATACGTCTACAAGGACGTGGACCCGGAGGCGCTGGCCGGCGCCATCCGTTCCGTACACGCCGGGCATGTCCTGCTCCAGCCCGAGGTGGCCGGCGCGCTGCTCGCGCAGGAGGAGGGCAACAACGGCCAGGGGCGCGGCACCTCGCTGACCGACCGGGAGCGCGAGGTGCTGGCCTTGATCGCGGACGGCCGCTCCAACCGCGAGATCGCCCGGACGCTGGTGCTGTCCGAGAAGACCGTCAAGACCCATGTGTCGAACATCCTGATGAAGCTGGATCTCGCGGACCGGACCCAGGCGGCCCTCTGGGCGGTCCGGCACGGCATCGGCGCCTGA
- a CDS encoding sulfite exporter TauE/SafE family protein, whose protein sequence is MTMWEALAVFAAGGAAGAINVVVGSGTLITFPVLLATGLPPVTANVSNTLGLVPGSLSGAIGYRRELAGQGRRIRRFGAAALAGGLIGAALLLLLPSDAFDAIVPVLIAVALVLVVVQPRLAAALRARRARNGTTARTDGGALLLTGILFASMYGGYFGAAQGVIYLSLMGLLLSEELQRLNAVKNVLSLLVNGVAALFFLFAAPIDWLAVVLIATGSALGGLIGARIGRRLRPAVLRGVIVAVGIAAITQLLLD, encoded by the coding sequence ATGACCATGTGGGAAGCGCTCGCCGTCTTCGCGGCGGGCGGCGCCGCCGGGGCGATCAACGTCGTGGTCGGCTCCGGAACCCTGATCACCTTCCCGGTCCTGCTGGCCACCGGCCTGCCACCGGTCACCGCCAACGTCTCCAACACCCTCGGCCTGGTGCCCGGTTCACTCAGCGGCGCCATCGGCTACCGCCGCGAACTGGCCGGACAGGGGCGCCGCATACGCCGCTTCGGCGCCGCGGCCCTGGCCGGCGGGCTGATCGGCGCGGCCCTGCTCCTGCTGCTGCCCTCCGACGCCTTCGACGCGATCGTGCCCGTACTGATCGCCGTCGCCCTCGTCCTCGTCGTCGTACAGCCCCGACTCGCCGCCGCGCTGCGCGCCCGCCGCGCACGCAACGGCACCACCGCCCGTACGGACGGTGGTGCCCTGCTGCTGACCGGAATCCTCTTCGCGAGCATGTACGGCGGCTACTTCGGCGCCGCCCAGGGAGTCATCTACCTCTCCCTGATGGGCCTGCTGCTCAGCGAGGAACTGCAACGCCTCAACGCCGTCAAGAACGTCCTGTCCCTGCTCGTCAACGGCGTCGCCGCGCTCTTCTTCCTCTTCGCCGCGCCCATCGACTGGCTCGCCGTCGTCCTGATCGCCACCGGCTCGGCCCTCGGCGGCCTGATCGGCGCCAGGATCGGCCGCCGGCTGCGGCCGGCCGTACTGCGCGGGGTGATCGTCGCCGTCGGCATCGCGGCGATCACCCAGCTGCTCCTCGACTGA
- a CDS encoding NfeD family protein codes for MWWLVAAVGLGIPLVVTAMPEFGMLAVGAVAGAVTAGLGGGTVMQFIVFAAVSVALIAVVRPIANRHRSQRPQLASGIDALKGRSATVLERVDAAGGRVKLGGEVWSARALDADQVYEPGQKVDVVEIEGATAVVM; via the coding sequence GTGTGGTGGCTCGTCGCCGCCGTGGGACTGGGCATTCCGCTCGTCGTGACCGCGATGCCCGAATTCGGGATGCTCGCGGTCGGCGCCGTCGCCGGCGCCGTGACCGCGGGGCTCGGCGGCGGCACGGTCATGCAGTTCATCGTCTTCGCCGCCGTCTCGGTCGCGCTCATCGCGGTGGTCCGCCCCATCGCCAACCGGCACCGCAGCCAGCGCCCGCAGCTGGCCTCGGGCATCGACGCCCTCAAGGGCCGCTCCGCGACCGTCCTGGAACGGGTCGACGCCGCCGGCGGCCGGGTCAAGCTGGGCGGCGAGGTCTGGTCGGCCCGCGCACTGGACGCCGACCAGGTCTACGAACCGGGCCAGAAGGTGGACGTGGTGGAGATCGAAGGTGCCACGGCGGTCGTCATGTAA
- a CDS encoding S-adenosylmethionine:tRNA ribosyltransferase-isomerase, with translation MTAEVLRVPPELSAREPAEQRAPGQGRDAVRLLVSRGTAEPSHHAFKELPRLLSAGDVLVVNTSRTLPAALDGRLGDGRGRGEPVVVHFSTRADRQHPRPEAAAGDWTVELRTPDGCGSTRQRAGGPAGTVVRLPGGARLELRAPVERGGVRLWWARVSGAPVAELLRRYGRPIRYGYTDRDQPLDAYQTVFAVGSPDGGGSAEMPSAARPFTASLVARLVSRGVQIAPVTLHTGVASAEAYEPPYPERFAVPPSTAWQINAARAGGGRVVAVGTTAVRALETAADADGRIRAASGWTELVVTPERGVRAVDGLLTGLHEPQASHLLMLAAVGQVAAGADFGDALCRAYAEAVRRRYLWHEFGDLHLILPS, from the coding sequence GTGACCGCCGAGGTGCTGCGGGTGCCGCCGGAGCTGTCGGCGCGGGAGCCGGCCGAGCAACGGGCGCCCGGCCAGGGCAGGGACGCGGTACGCCTGCTGGTCAGCCGGGGTACGGCGGAGCCGTCGCACCACGCGTTCAAGGAGCTGCCGCGGCTGCTGTCGGCCGGGGACGTCCTGGTGGTGAACACCTCGCGGACCCTGCCGGCGGCGCTGGACGGCCGGCTCGGGGACGGGCGGGGCCGCGGCGAGCCGGTGGTGGTGCACTTCTCGACGCGCGCCGACCGGCAGCATCCGCGTCCGGAGGCGGCGGCCGGGGACTGGACGGTGGAGCTGCGGACGCCGGACGGCTGCGGCAGCACCCGGCAGCGGGCGGGCGGCCCGGCCGGGACGGTGGTGCGGCTGCCGGGCGGGGCGCGGCTGGAGCTGCGCGCGCCGGTGGAGCGCGGGGGCGTACGGCTGTGGTGGGCGCGGGTGTCCGGGGCGCCGGTCGCGGAGCTGCTGCGCCGGTACGGGCGGCCGATCCGCTACGGCTATACGGACCGGGACCAGCCGCTGGACGCCTACCAGACGGTGTTCGCGGTGGGCTCGCCGGACGGCGGCGGCAGCGCGGAGATGCCGAGTGCGGCGCGGCCGTTCACCGCTTCCCTGGTGGCGCGGCTGGTCAGCAGGGGCGTGCAGATCGCGCCGGTGACGCTGCACACGGGGGTGGCGTCGGCGGAGGCGTACGAGCCGCCGTACCCGGAGCGCTTCGCGGTGCCGCCGTCGACGGCGTGGCAGATCAACGCGGCCAGGGCGGGCGGCGGCCGGGTGGTGGCGGTGGGGACGACGGCCGTACGGGCGCTGGAGACCGCCGCCGACGCGGACGGGCGGATCCGCGCGGCGTCCGGATGGACGGAGCTGGTCGTCACCCCGGAGCGCGGGGTGCGGGCGGTGGACGGGCTGCTGACCGGACTGCACGAGCCGCAGGCGTCGCACCTGCTCATGCTGGCGGCGGTCGGGCAGGTGGCGGCGGGCGCGGATTTCGGGGACGCGCTGTGCCGGGCGTACGCGGAGGCCGTCCGCCGCCGCTACCTGTGGCACGAGTTCGGGGATCTCCACCTCATCCTGCCGTCCTGA
- a CDS encoding ABC transporter ATP-binding protein — protein MGDNALMSDVLELVDVSVVRDGRALVDQVSWSVKEGERWVILGPNGAGKTTLLNVASSYLYPSTGTTTILGETLGKVDVFDLRPRIGVAGIALADKLPRSQTVLQTVLTAAYGMTAGWREKYEDIDERRARAFLDRLGMNEYLDRKFGTLSEGERKRTLIARAMMTDPELLLLDEPAAGLDLGGREDLVRRLGRLARDPYAPSMIMVTHHVEEIPPGFTHVLMIRQGKVLTAGPLDLELTSSNLSHCFGLPLVVERNGDRWTAQGLPLS, from the coding sequence ATGGGAGACAACGCGCTCATGAGCGATGTGCTGGAGCTGGTGGACGTATCCGTGGTCCGCGACGGACGGGCTCTGGTGGACCAGGTCTCCTGGTCGGTCAAGGAAGGCGAGCGCTGGGTCATCCTCGGCCCCAACGGCGCCGGCAAGACCACCCTGCTCAACGTCGCCTCCAGCTACCTCTACCCGAGCACCGGGACCACCACGATCCTCGGCGAGACGCTCGGCAAGGTCGATGTCTTCGACCTGCGCCCGCGCATCGGCGTGGCCGGCATCGCGCTCGCCGACAAGCTGCCGCGCAGCCAGACCGTCCTGCAGACCGTGCTCACCGCCGCGTACGGCATGACCGCCGGCTGGCGCGAGAAGTACGAGGACATCGACGAGCGGCGCGCCCGCGCCTTCCTCGACCGCCTCGGCATGAACGAGTACCTCGACCGGAAGTTCGGCACGCTCTCCGAGGGCGAGCGCAAGCGCACCCTCATCGCCCGCGCGATGATGACCGACCCCGAGCTGCTCCTGCTGGACGAGCCCGCGGCCGGCCTCGACCTCGGCGGCCGCGAGGACCTCGTACGCCGCCTCGGCCGGCTCGCCCGCGACCCGTACGCCCCCTCCATGATCATGGTCACCCACCACGTCGAGGAGATCCCGCCGGGCTTCACCCACGTCCTGATGATCCGCCAGGGCAAGGTCCTGACCGCCGGACCGCTCGACCTGGAGCTGACCTCCAGCAACCTCTCGCACTGCTTCGGCCTGCCGCTGGTCGTCGAGCGCAACGGCGACCGCTGGACCGCCCAGGGCCTGCCGCTTTCCTGA
- a CDS encoding SDR family NAD(P)-dependent oxidoreductase, with protein MPVAIITGASKGLGRALGAALAARGWDLVVDARSAGPLEEAARELRRGGARVVALPGDVADAAHRTELVAAARELGGLDLLVNNASVLGAEPLVRLEEHALDGLRAALEVNAVAPLGLVQEALPLLRASSLYGTPAPSPYIGDNSHQTGTEAHKSTGGAVLNISSDAAAEAYETWGGYGAAKAALDQLSAVLAVEEPGLRVWWVDPGDMRTDLYAAAVPTDDGAGRPLPGTVVPALLRLLDAGAASGRYAAPGLLDGAR; from the coding sequence ATGCCGGTGGCGATCATTACGGGGGCATCGAAGGGGCTGGGGCGCGCGCTGGGCGCGGCGCTGGCCGCGCGTGGCTGGGATCTGGTGGTGGACGCCAGGTCGGCCGGACCGCTGGAGGAGGCGGCGCGGGAGCTGCGCCGGGGTGGCGCGCGGGTGGTGGCGCTGCCCGGAGACGTGGCGGACGCCGCGCACCGGACGGAGCTGGTGGCGGCGGCGCGGGAGCTGGGCGGGCTGGACCTGCTGGTGAACAACGCGAGCGTGCTGGGCGCCGAGCCGCTGGTGCGGCTGGAGGAGCATGCGCTCGACGGGCTGCGGGCGGCGCTGGAGGTCAATGCGGTGGCGCCGCTCGGGCTCGTACAGGAGGCGCTGCCGCTGCTACGGGCGTCGTCGCTCTACGGAACGCCCGCGCCTTCTCCCTATATAGGGGACAACAGCCATCAGACAGGGACAGAGGCCCACAAGAGTACGGGCGGGGCCGTGCTGAACATCAGCTCCGACGCGGCGGCCGAGGCGTACGAGACCTGGGGCGGTTACGGGGCGGCGAAGGCGGCGCTCGACCAGCTCTCGGCGGTGCTGGCGGTCGAGGAGCCGGGGCTGCGGGTGTGGTGGGTGGACCCGGGCGACATGCGGACGGACCTGTACGCGGCGGCCGTGCCCACCGATGACGGCGCCGGCCGCCCGCTGCCCGGGACGGTCGTCCCGGCGCTGCTGCGGCTGCTGGACGCGGGGGCGGCCAGCGGGCGGTACGCGGCGCCCGGCCTGCTGGACGGTGCCCGGTGA
- a CDS encoding SPFH domain-containing protein, translated as MEPIIIVLIILVVLVFIALIKTIQVIPQASAAIVERFGRYTRTLNAGLNIVVPFIDSIRNRIDLREQVVPFPPQPVITQDNLVVNIDTVIYYQVTDARAATYEVASYIQAIEQLTVTTLRNIIGGMDLERTLTSREEINAALRGVLDEATGKWGIRVNRVELKAIEPPTSIQDSMEKQMRADRDKRAAILQAEGVRQSQILTAEGEKQSSILRAEGEAKAAALRAEGEAQAIRVVFESIHAGDPDQKLLSYQYLQMLPKIAEGDANKLWIVPSEIGDALKGLGGAINSFNPAGGGAPAGGPGMSKSAPHREQPPID; from the coding sequence GTGGAACCGATCATCATCGTCCTGATCATCCTGGTGGTGCTCGTGTTCATCGCACTCATCAAGACGATCCAGGTCATCCCACAGGCCAGCGCCGCCATCGTGGAGCGCTTCGGCCGCTACACCCGCACCCTCAACGCGGGCCTGAACATCGTCGTGCCGTTCATCGACTCCATCCGCAACCGCATCGACCTGCGCGAACAGGTCGTGCCGTTCCCCCCGCAGCCGGTGATCACCCAGGACAACCTGGTCGTGAACATCGACACCGTCATCTACTACCAGGTCACCGACGCGCGCGCCGCGACGTACGAGGTCGCCAGCTACATCCAGGCGATCGAGCAGCTGACCGTCACCACCCTGCGCAACATCATCGGCGGCATGGACCTGGAGCGGACCCTGACCTCCCGCGAGGAGATCAACGCGGCGCTGCGCGGCGTCCTGGACGAGGCCACCGGCAAGTGGGGCATCCGCGTCAACCGCGTCGAGCTGAAGGCGATCGAGCCGCCCACCTCCATCCAGGACTCGATGGAGAAGCAGATGCGCGCCGACCGGGACAAGCGCGCGGCGATCCTCCAGGCCGAAGGTGTCCGGCAGTCCCAGATCCTCACCGCCGAGGGTGAGAAGCAGTCCTCGATCCTGCGCGCCGAAGGTGAGGCCAAGGCCGCCGCGCTGCGCGCCGAGGGCGAGGCCCAGGCGATCCGGGTGGTCTTCGAGTCGATCCACGCCGGCGACCCGGACCAGAAGCTGCTGTCGTACCAGTACCTCCAGATGCTGCCGAAGATCGCCGAGGGCGACGCCAACAAGCTCTGGATCGTGCCCAGCGAGATCGGCGACGCCCTCAAGGGCCTCGGCGGCGCCATCAACAGCTTCAACCCCGCGGGCGGCGGCGCCCCGGCCGGCGGCCCCGGCATGAGCAAGTCCGCCCCGCACCGCGAGCAGCCGCCCATCGACTGA
- a CDS encoding chaplin: MKNIKKAVAVTIATGGLAFAGAGVASAQGIAQGHAVNSPGVASGNLLQVPVHVPVNVTGNTVTVIGALNPAFGNRSHNS, translated from the coding sequence GTGAAGAACATCAAGAAGGCCGTGGCCGTCACGATCGCCACGGGTGGGCTCGCCTTCGCCGGTGCCGGCGTCGCCTCCGCGCAGGGCATCGCCCAGGGCCACGCCGTCAACTCCCCCGGTGTCGCCTCCGGCAACCTGCTCCAGGTCCCGGTGCACGTCCCGGTGAACGTCACCGGCAACACCGTCACCGTCATCGGCGCCCTGAACCCGGCGTTCGGGAACCGCAGCCACAACTCCTGA